Proteins encoded within one genomic window of Acinetobacter sp. YWS30-1:
- a CDS encoding NAD(P)/FAD-dependent oxidoreductase — translation MSVQQYDVLVIGAGASGLMTAYMAAQRGRKVVVVEKANKVGKKILMSGGGKCNFTNLYVEPENFISHNPHFVISALSRYTNWNFIGMVCEYGIEYEERKHGQLFTLNGAKEILAMLLSECDKTGLVEIKTNCEVKAVNTVDDQGFQVATSLGYFEVESVVVASGGLSIPTLGGSGIGYEIAKQFGHHVYPTRAGLVPFTFSDSFKEVTTRLSGNAVEATLSNDLNSFTEALLFTHRGLSGPSSLQLSNYWDVGQSFKVDFLPSVDLFDFFKSKKQSQPKVLLRTLLTEYLPKSVVLELQNLIWTEVAETPIGNISDDKLEQIAKRLSGFELKPSGTEGYRTAEVTLGGVDTTEVSSKTMESKKQKGLYFVGEILDVTGHLGGFNFQWAWSSAHAASEYV, via the coding sequence ATGTCTGTTCAGCAATACGATGTTTTGGTCATAGGTGCAGGTGCATCAGGTTTAATGACGGCCTATATGGCAGCACAACGTGGTCGTAAAGTCGTAGTCGTTGAAAAAGCCAATAAGGTGGGTAAGAAAATCCTGATGTCCGGTGGTGGCAAATGCAATTTCACCAACCTCTATGTCGAACCTGAAAATTTCATCTCGCACAATCCGCATTTCGTGATTTCAGCACTGAGCCGCTATACCAATTGGAATTTTATTGGCATGGTCTGCGAATATGGCATCGAGTATGAAGAACGTAAACATGGACAGTTATTCACCTTAAATGGTGCTAAAGAAATTCTGGCGATGTTGCTGTCCGAATGTGACAAGACCGGGCTGGTCGAAATCAAAACCAATTGCGAAGTGAAAGCCGTCAATACTGTGGACGATCAAGGATTTCAAGTAGCCACTTCTTTAGGATATTTTGAAGTGGAATCAGTTGTGGTTGCTTCTGGTGGCCTGTCAATTCCCACTCTAGGCGGTTCAGGCATCGGCTATGAGATTGCCAAACAGTTTGGACATCATGTCTATCCAACCCGTGCCGGTCTGGTGCCGTTTACTTTCTCGGATAGTTTCAAGGAAGTCACCACCCGTCTGAGCGGTAATGCAGTTGAAGCCACGCTGTCCAATGATTTAAACAGTTTTACTGAAGCTTTACTGTTTACCCATCGTGGCCTAAGTGGCCCTAGCTCCCTACAGCTGTCAAATTACTGGGATGTTGGCCAAAGCTTTAAGGTCGATTTCTTACCAAGTGTCGACCTGTTTGATTTCTTTAAATCTAAAAAACAGAGTCAGCCTAAAGTTCTGCTACGCACTCTATTGACCGAATATTTACCGAAAAGTGTAGTACTAGAATTACAGAATCTGATCTGGACTGAAGTAGCTGAAACACCCATTGGCAATATTAGTGATGACAAGCTGGAACAGATTGCCAAACGTTTAAGTGGCTTTGAACTGAAGCCTTCTGGAACTGAAGGTTACCGGACAGCTGAAGTGACTTTGGGCGGCGTAGATACAACCGAAGTTTCATCTAAAACAATGGAAAGCAAAAAGCAGAAAGGCTTGTATTTTGTGGGCGAAATACTGGATGTGACTGGTCATTTGGGAGGTTTTAACTTCCAATGGGCATGGTCATCAGCACATGCCGCATCGGAATATGTTTAA
- a CDS encoding mechanosensitive ion channel: protein MNDYMRGPRGGYDAMYYWDQFHPILSAIAILVLGWIIALLVSAGVKKILQKLGTNTHLNAATGHRSNVESIIARVVFWIILIIAVIGALNVLNLTAVSGPFSNMIQQFLLFIPQLLAAVAVAFVGWIVANLVKVGLQKMLDRTQLDEKLSAEVGVSPISQNISEIVYWLILLLFLPIVLSILGLHGLLLPVQNMLTDVVSYLPNIFIAAVIVFVGYILAKIVRGIVEGLLNSLNIQHQAEKVGIFKNSNVAQLIGSFIFAVVIITSLIIAFEALGIEAISQPATAMLYEIMNAIPNIIAAALILILAYVVSRLVARLVTEVVAGTGVDEVPAKLDLQRFLGKTKLSSLVGYLIVLFTMLFAVSEAADRLGFEQVSGLIAMFIYFGANILLGAVILVIGFWLANVVANIVQRGEYNSSRWLANLVRVLIMGLVIAMGLRAMGIADSIVNLAFGLTLGAVAVAFALAFGLGGRQPAERVLTDLIDKAKREAKEPNPLKNETNIMTSGLGADVSGTTGAGSSTTGENIVPKQDQSQDDNAPMRTNLSNSTPATLTTAPQDDEASGVDQVTPDVDQAVPDSLQVDPTHPPANNPFGSTGEEEPDVDSHPKKDDPN, encoded by the coding sequence ATGAATGATTATATGAGAGGCCCACGTGGTGGCTATGATGCCATGTACTACTGGGATCAGTTTCATCCAATTCTTAGTGCAATTGCCATATTAGTCCTAGGTTGGATTATTGCATTACTCGTCTCGGCAGGTGTTAAAAAAATCTTGCAAAAACTAGGGACCAATACACACTTAAATGCAGCGACAGGACATCGCTCTAATGTCGAGAGTATTATCGCTCGTGTTGTGTTCTGGATTATTCTGATTATTGCAGTCATCGGTGCGCTTAACGTGTTGAATCTGACAGCAGTGAGCGGACCGTTCAGTAATATGATCCAGCAGTTCCTGCTCTTTATTCCACAATTGCTGGCGGCTGTTGCTGTGGCCTTTGTTGGGTGGATTGTGGCGAATCTGGTCAAAGTCGGCTTGCAAAAAATGCTTGATCGCACCCAGCTGGATGAAAAGCTGAGTGCCGAAGTCGGTGTCAGCCCAATTAGCCAAAATATCAGTGAAATTGTTTACTGGCTGATTTTACTGCTGTTCTTGCCAATCGTCTTGTCGATTCTAGGTCTACATGGTTTATTACTGCCAGTGCAGAACATGCTGACTGATGTTGTAAGTTATCTGCCTAATATCTTCATTGCTGCAGTTATTGTATTTGTCGGATACATTCTGGCAAAAATCGTTCGCGGTATAGTTGAAGGTTTGCTCAACAGCCTGAATATTCAACATCAAGCTGAAAAAGTCGGCATTTTCAAAAACTCGAATGTCGCTCAACTGATTGGTTCATTCATCTTCGCAGTTGTAATTATTACGTCATTAATCATTGCATTTGAAGCACTGGGTATCGAAGCAATTTCTCAACCAGCAACTGCAATGCTGTATGAGATCATGAATGCCATTCCAAATATCATTGCAGCCGCACTGATTCTGATTCTGGCTTATGTGGTGTCTAGACTGGTAGCACGTCTGGTGACTGAAGTCGTTGCCGGAACAGGCGTAGATGAGGTTCCAGCTAAACTGGATCTGCAACGCTTCCTAGGCAAAACCAAACTATCAAGTCTGGTGGGTTATCTGATTGTACTGTTCACCATGCTATTTGCAGTTTCCGAAGCTGCGGACCGTTTAGGCTTTGAACAGGTGAGTGGCCTGATCGCGATGTTCATCTACTTCGGTGCAAACATCCTGCTAGGTGCTGTGATCCTGGTGATTGGCTTCTGGCTGGCCAATGTAGTTGCCAATATTGTGCAACGTGGTGAATATAACAGTTCACGCTGGTTAGCGAACCTAGTTCGTGTACTGATCATGGGTCTGGTCATTGCGATGGGTCTACGTGCCATGGGCATTGCTGACTCGATCGTGAATCTGGCCTTCGGTTTAACTCTGGGTGCTGTTGCTGTGGCATTTGCCTTGGCCTTTGGTCTCGGTGGCCGTCAACCAGCAGAACGTGTACTGACTGATTTGATCGATAAAGCTAAACGAGAAGCTAAAGAGCCGAATCCTTTGAAAAATGAAACTAATATCATGACTTCAGGCTTAGGTGCTGATGTCAGTGGTACTACAGGTGCAGGCAGTTCAACTACAGGAGAAAATATTGTGCCGAAGCAAGATCAATCACAAGATGACAATGCGCCGATGCGTACCAATTTATCCAATAGTACGCCAGCGACCTTGACCACTGCACCGCAGGATGATGAAGCTTCAGGTGTAGATCAGGTGACACCAGATGTCGATCAGGCTGTACCGGATTCGCTTCAAGTTGATCCAACTCATCCACCAGCGAATAATCCATTTGGTTCTACAGGTGAAGAAGAACCGGATGTCGATAGTCATCCAAAAAAAGATGACCCGAATTAA
- a CDS encoding ferredoxin--NADP reductase — protein MSIEKFSLEKVLSVHRWTNTLFSFTMTRPAHFKFTAGQFARIGLKVGDELVVRAYSVVSSPFDETLEFFSIVVPEGKFTSNLQHLKVGDELYLDKIPYGYLTLARYQLPLPQDLWLLGTGTGLAPFLSMLQDFETWNKYKHINLVYSVRTQDELAYADRIQEIAESFGEGYTGFKFIPIITRDPEAALHHRLPILIENGELERAAGLQLNPETSHVMLCGNPEMVEDTKEALKARGLTMNRRGEGNIAVENYW, from the coding sequence ATGTCTATTGAAAAATTTAGCTTAGAAAAGGTTTTATCTGTACACCGTTGGACCAATACGCTGTTTAGTTTCACCATGACCAGACCTGCACATTTCAAGTTTACGGCAGGACAGTTTGCGCGTATTGGCTTGAAAGTGGGGGATGAACTGGTCGTTCGGGCATATTCAGTCGTGTCATCACCATTTGATGAAACGCTGGAATTTTTTTCGATTGTGGTTCCGGAAGGGAAATTTACTTCGAATTTACAACATCTTAAAGTAGGTGACGAACTCTACTTAGACAAAATTCCCTATGGCTATCTGACTTTGGCACGTTATCAATTGCCATTACCACAAGATTTATGGCTGCTTGGCACAGGTACAGGTCTGGCACCATTTTTATCCATGCTGCAAGACTTTGAAACCTGGAATAAATATAAACATATTAACCTGGTTTATAGCGTCCGTACGCAAGACGAACTGGCTTATGCCGACCGTATTCAGGAAATTGCCGAGAGCTTTGGCGAAGGTTATACTGGCTTTAAATTTATTCCAATCATTACCCGTGATCCTGAAGCAGCACTTCACCATCGTTTACCGATTTTGATTGAAAATGGGGAACTTGAACGGGCAGCAGGACTCCAGCTTAATCCTGAAACCAGTCACGTGATGCTCTGTGGAAACCCGGAAATGGTCGAAGATACCAAAGAAGCGCTAAAAGCACGTGGTCTGACCATGAACCGCCGTGGTGAAGGAAATATTGCGGTAGAGAATTATTGGTAA
- the gigC gene encoding LysR family transcriptional regulator GigC, which translates to MRMTLRQLAVFVAVAQEGTVTKASDAVKLTQSAASMALADLEDGLGAPLFDRLGKRLQLNDLGRFLLPQALEILGRCEAFEQAAKGELQSIDLRLGATLTISDYLMPDLMADFLKIQPQAHLQLQVGNTRQMIEAVNQFQLDLALIEGSCHLPQLQCIHWRDDELAVCCAPDHPLAQLNRPLTAEDFKSVEWILREEGSGTREVFDNAILKDVPDANIRLTLGHNEAILKIVAGGLGMSCISKLAIEPLQEKGQLVILDTPFWSLTRPLFMLVHRQKYQGPGLKAFMKFCEA; encoded by the coding sequence ATGCGCATGACTTTACGCCAGTTGGCTGTTTTTGTAGCAGTTGCTCAAGAAGGCACCGTCACCAAAGCCAGTGATGCAGTCAAACTCACCCAAAGTGCGGCGAGTATGGCTTTAGCAGATTTAGAAGATGGTCTTGGCGCGCCTTTATTCGACCGTCTTGGTAAGCGTTTACAGCTCAATGACTTAGGTCGTTTTCTTCTCCCGCAAGCTCTTGAAATTCTTGGCCGCTGTGAAGCTTTCGAGCAGGCAGCCAAAGGTGAACTGCAAAGCATTGACCTTCGTCTCGGTGCAACGCTGACCATTTCCGACTATCTGATGCCAGACCTGATGGCGGATTTCCTGAAAATCCAGCCACAGGCTCACTTGCAACTTCAAGTCGGCAATACCCGTCAAATGATCGAAGCTGTAAATCAGTTCCAGCTAGATTTGGCCCTGATTGAAGGTTCTTGTCATTTACCGCAGCTGCAATGTATTCATTGGCGCGATGATGAACTGGCAGTATGCTGTGCGCCGGATCATCCTCTGGCTCAGCTAAACCGTCCGCTTACTGCTGAAGATTTTAAATCGGTTGAATGGATTTTACGTGAAGAAGGTTCAGGGACTCGTGAAGTCTTTGATAATGCCATTCTAAAAGATGTGCCTGATGCCAATATCCGTCTGACGCTAGGTCATAATGAAGCAATTCTGAAGATTGTGGCAGGTGGTTTAGGGATGTCCTGTATTTCCAAGCTGGCAATTGAACCTTTACAGGAAAAAGGCCAACTGGTGATTCTGGATACTCCATTCTGGTCACTCACCCGTCCTTTATTTATGCTGGTACACCGCCAGAAATATCAAGGCCCCGGTCTTAAAGCTTTTATGAAATTCTGTGAAGCTTAA
- a CDS encoding cold shock domain-containing protein, translating into MFLEGKIKTYNEERGFGFIEIAGESKDLFFHIKDFPNKNVPPKVGESLKFLKVQDAGKFKADHIVRLDISYQKTPSKIVSQHNDLQIERAVPYRQPKNSVLSKLITGIGLIIIVILAVLVYGKYQNYKIQKQQQLEHLMQEQKRLVSEQRAALGNLPEQGLSEQGRKNLEVSTNTPIRSTASSTSVSSPYQCDGRTHCSQMRSYDEAVFFLRNCPGTQMDGNHDGVPCERQFKEEISKRHLFR; encoded by the coding sequence ATGTTTTTAGAGGGGAAGATCAAGACCTATAATGAAGAACGAGGTTTTGGTTTTATTGAGATAGCTGGTGAGTCAAAAGATTTATTCTTCCATATTAAAGACTTCCCAAATAAGAACGTGCCACCAAAAGTTGGAGAAAGTTTAAAGTTTCTCAAAGTACAGGATGCAGGCAAGTTTAAAGCAGATCATATTGTTCGTTTAGATATCTCATATCAAAAGACACCTTCAAAAATTGTTAGTCAACATAATGATCTTCAGATCGAAAGAGCAGTACCTTATCGTCAGCCTAAAAATTCAGTTTTATCAAAATTGATTACAGGCATTGGTTTAATCATTATCGTGATACTTGCTGTATTGGTTTATGGAAAATACCAAAACTATAAAATACAAAAGCAACAGCAACTTGAGCATTTAATGCAAGAACAAAAAAGGCTTGTTTCAGAACAACGTGCTGCTTTAGGTAACTTACCTGAACAAGGCCTAAGTGAACAAGGAAGGAAGAATTTAGAGGTATCCACAAATACTCCTATTAGAAGTACTGCCTCATCCACTTCAGTGTCTTCACCTTATCAATGTGATGGTAGAACCCATTGTAGCCAGATGCGCTCTTATGATGAAGCGGTATTCTTTTTGCGAAATTGCCCGGGTACTCAGATGGATGGAAATCATGACGGTGTTCCATGTGAAAGACAGTTTAAGGAAGAAATTAGTAAGAGACATTTATTCAGGTAA
- a CDS encoding IS4-like element ISAbe18 family transposase — protein MSHQNTVFHELIKPVVRQDFEQLAKVHHVGQKFRAASRWDQFIAILMSQFSCRQSLRDIQSNLECQQEKLSHLGAKSIPRSTLARINEQQPAALYQQLFYKLLKYYDHSKVAHKFRFKNPLYSLDASHIDLSLSLCEWAKVHDSKASMKLSIGLNHSNDIPEFVAVENGKENDMVQGRKFQFPAGSIVVFDKGYVDYQWYANLTAQNIGFVTRFRPKSVYQVIQQHPVLESKGILKDETIQLNSAHALKRKAPVLRRIEYRDQQSGKHFSFLSNNFHLAASTIAAIYKDRWKVELFFKAIKQNLKLKAFLGRSRNAIQTQIWIAMIAYLLVSFAQHLGKTGWTVQRLLRIIQVNLFERRTLKALFSPDKIPIKQEEAHLSFLL, from the coding sequence TTGTCACATCAGAATACCGTATTTCATGAGCTAATTAAACCTGTTGTGCGACAGGATTTTGAACAACTTGCTAAAGTACACCATGTTGGACAGAAATTTAGAGCGGCTTCCCGGTGGGATCAGTTTATTGCCATATTGATGTCTCAATTCTCTTGTAGGCAAAGTCTGAGAGATATTCAATCCAATTTGGAGTGCCAACAGGAAAAGCTAAGTCATCTCGGAGCAAAGTCTATTCCCCGAAGCACGCTGGCACGAATCAATGAGCAGCAGCCTGCTGCCTTGTATCAACAGCTATTTTACAAGTTGCTTAAATACTATGACCACTCAAAAGTCGCTCATAAATTTCGCTTTAAGAATCCCTTGTATTCCTTGGATGCCAGTCATATTGACCTGTCGCTTTCCTTATGTGAATGGGCCAAAGTTCACGACTCAAAAGCCAGCATGAAACTCAGTATAGGATTGAATCACAGCAATGATATTCCTGAGTTTGTTGCAGTTGAAAATGGCAAAGAAAATGACATGGTACAAGGCCGCAAATTCCAGTTTCCTGCTGGCAGCATTGTAGTTTTTGATAAAGGCTATGTCGATTACCAATGGTATGCAAATCTGACTGCTCAAAACATTGGATTTGTCACACGTTTTAGGCCTAAATCTGTGTATCAGGTGATCCAGCAACATCCAGTGCTTGAATCCAAAGGTATTCTAAAAGATGAAACCATTCAGCTGAATAGCGCACATGCCCTAAAAAGAAAAGCCCCAGTGTTAAGAAGAATTGAATATAGAGATCAGCAAAGTGGCAAGCACTTTAGCTTTCTCAGCAATAACTTTCATTTAGCCGCCTCCACCATTGCGGCGATTTATAAAGATCGTTGGAAAGTTGAGCTGTTCTTTAAGGCGATTAAGCAGAATCTCAAATTAAAAGCGTTTCTAGGCCGCAGCAGGAACGCAATTCAGACACAAATCTGGATTGCGATGATCGCCTATTTATTGGTGAGTTTCGCTCAACATTTAGGAAAAACAGGTTGGACAGTTCAACGTTTACTCAGAATAATTCAAGTGAATTTGTTTGAAAGAAGAACTTTAAAAGCTTTATTTTCACCCGATAAAATACCCATAAAACAAGAGGAAGCTCATTTGAGCTTCCTCTTGTGA
- a CDS encoding cold shock domain-containing protein has translation MTSEQYQGKVKQYNPEKGFGFISSPEGEVFFHISDFAADSGEPKRNDRVKFNVIQNGDRYKAIKIERVEDKSKKAKKAKAVAVNTSITSALLSNLKR, from the coding sequence ATGACTTCCGAGCAATACCAAGGAAAAGTAAAACAGTACAATCCAGAAAAAGGATTTGGTTTTATTTCTTCACCTGAAGGTGAGGTATTTTTTCATATCTCGGATTTCGCCGCCGATTCAGGTGAGCCGAAGCGCAATGACCGAGTAAAATTCAATGTAATTCAAAATGGTGATCGCTATAAAGCCATTAAAATTGAACGTGTAGAAGATAAATCGAAGAAAGCTAAGAAAGCCAAAGCGGTAGCAGTCAATACTTCGATTACTTCAGCCCTATTGTCGAATTTAAAGCGTTAA
- the upp gene encoding uracil phosphoribosyltransferase codes for MAIHEIRHPLIRHKLGLLRRADISTKNFRELAQEVTMLLTYEATKDLPVVEHEIDGWNGPVTVDRIAGKKITVVPILRAGIGMLDGFLNLIPSAKVSVLGLERDEETLQARTYYKKLVPDVQNRLAMIIDPMLATGSSLVAAIDVLKASGCKDIRVMVLVAAPEGIKRVEEAHPDVVIFTAAIDHGLNENGYIVPGLGDAGDKIFGSVQKD; via the coding sequence GTGGCAATCCATGAAATCCGTCATCCATTAATTCGACATAAACTCGGTTTACTGCGTCGTGCTGACATTAGTACCAAGAACTTCCGTGAGCTAGCTCAGGAAGTGACTATGCTTTTGACTTATGAAGCGACCAAGGATCTTCCTGTCGTTGAGCATGAGATTGACGGCTGGAACGGACCGGTAACTGTAGACCGTATTGCAGGTAAGAAAATTACTGTTGTGCCAATTCTACGTGCGGGCATTGGTATGCTGGATGGTTTCCTGAATCTGATTCCAAGTGCCAAAGTCTCTGTACTGGGTCTGGAACGTGATGAAGAAACCCTACAGGCACGTACTTACTATAAAAAACTGGTTCCAGACGTACAAAACCGTCTTGCGATGATCATTGATCCAATGCTGGCGACTGGTTCTTCTCTGGTTGCTGCGATTGACGTATTGAAAGCCAGCGGCTGTAAAGATATTCGTGTGATGGTATTGGTCGCAGCCCCTGAAGGCATTAAACGTGTTGAAGAAGCTCATCCAGATGTGGTGATTTTCACTGCGGCGATTGACCATGGCTTGAATGAAAATGGTTACATCGTTCCAGGTTTGGGCGATGCGGGTGACAAGATTTTTGGTTCAGTTCAAAAAGACTAA
- the nuoN gene encoding NADH-quinone oxidoreductase subunit NuoN: MNFTMSFSELMPLAPVMIVSLTAIVVMLLTAIKRNHNLVATTTVIGLNLAALYILFVLLAGQFAPANVMNLFLVDPFTMLYQFVIIVAALACSTLSHAYIETYKDNREELYILMLTSVAGAMLMVASSHYASFFISLELMSIPVYGLLAYTHQRSQSLEAGVKYLVLSATASAMLLMGMAYVYAYTGSLSFVAEPGKLLTAFSQPAVVIGLALIVFAVGFKLSLAPFHKWTPDVYAGAPAPVATFLATVSKVAMLGLFVRYVLSSGLILSDSFVTIISVIAVLSIIVGNLLAVKQVNLKRILAYSSIAHFGYVLVAIVSARNTDFLQVQGFATFESVNVYIITYVLTTIGAFGVVTLMSSPYNNTDEAGSLAEYRGLFWRRPVLTAVLTVMMLSLAGIPLTAGFIGKFLVVKTAVAGESWFLAAMVILGSGIGLYYYLRVMVVMYMTPPETPRLDAVNHWGQKVGGIMVLLVALLVLVIGVYPDPIIALSRYAFFAMSPELQQFIFTLVQSGFN; this comes from the coding sequence ATGAACTTCACAATGTCTTTTTCTGAGCTTATGCCTCTAGCACCTGTGATGATCGTGTCATTGACTGCGATCGTCGTGATGTTGCTTACTGCAATTAAGCGTAACCATAACTTAGTTGCGACTACGACAGTCATTGGTCTAAACCTGGCGGCGTTGTACATTCTGTTCGTTCTGTTAGCGGGTCAATTTGCACCTGCCAATGTAATGAATCTGTTCCTCGTAGATCCGTTTACGATGCTGTATCAGTTTGTGATTATTGTGGCTGCACTGGCGTGCAGTACCTTGTCACATGCTTATATTGAAACCTATAAAGATAACCGTGAAGAACTATACATCCTGATGCTGACCTCCGTTGCCGGTGCGATGCTGATGGTGGCAAGTTCTCACTATGCATCTTTCTTCATTAGCCTTGAGCTCATGTCGATCCCTGTATACGGCTTATTGGCGTATACACATCAGCGTTCTCAATCGCTTGAAGCAGGTGTGAAATATCTGGTGCTTTCAGCAACTGCATCTGCAATGTTGTTGATGGGTATGGCATATGTTTATGCATATACAGGTTCTCTAAGCTTTGTCGCTGAACCAGGCAAACTGTTAACTGCATTTAGTCAACCTGCTGTAGTAATTGGTCTGGCACTGATCGTATTCGCTGTGGGCTTTAAACTGTCACTGGCTCCATTCCACAAATGGACACCAGACGTATACGCAGGTGCTCCAGCACCAGTTGCAACTTTCCTTGCAACTGTGTCTAAAGTGGCAATGCTGGGTCTGTTCGTACGTTATGTATTGTCTTCTGGCTTAATCCTGTCAGATAGCTTCGTAACTATCATCAGCGTGATTGCAGTACTTTCCATCATTGTAGGTAATTTGCTTGCAGTGAAACAGGTGAACTTGAAACGTATCTTGGCATACTCTTCAATTGCTCACTTCGGTTATGTACTGGTTGCGATCGTATCTGCACGTAATACTGACTTTTTACAGGTTCAAGGTTTCGCGACTTTTGAAAGTGTAAACGTCTATATCATCACGTATGTATTGACTACGATTGGTGCTTTCGGTGTGGTAACGCTGATGTCTAGTCCGTATAACAATACAGATGAAGCAGGTAGCCTGGCGGAGTACCGCGGTCTGTTCTGGCGCCGTCCAGTATTGACTGCTGTATTAACTGTGATGATGCTGTCTCTAGCAGGTATTCCATTAACAGCGGGCTTCATCGGTAAGTTCCTGGTAGTGAAAACTGCGGTAGCAGGTGAGTCTTGGTTCCTTGCTGCGATGGTCATCCTGGGTTCAGGTATTGGTCTGTACTACTACCTGCGTGTGATGGTTGTCATGTATATGACTCCACCAGAAACACCACGTCTTGATGCTGTAAATCACTGGGGACAAAAAGTCGGCGGTATCATGGTATTGCTTGTCGCATTACTGGTACTGGTAATCGGTGTTTATCCAGATCCGATCATTGCGCTGTCTCGCTATGCATTCTTCGCAATGTCGCCTGAATTACAACAGTTTATTTTCACTTTGGTTCAAAGTGGTTTTAACTAA
- the nuoM gene encoding NADH-quinone oxidoreductase subunit M, with protein MEAPNNIILPALILIPFIAGFICWLVDKLDQHLPRYIALIGMLVTLVLTIVLWQSGTYNYELGGAAPTWAAEFKLPWIQTLGINIHLAVDGLSLLMVGLTALLGVLAVGCSWGEIQKNVGFFHLNLLWSLGGVIGVFLAIDLFLFFFFWEMMLVPIYFLIALWGHKGAEGKSRVYAATKFFIYTQVAGLVMLIGILGLVTVGYTMTGQIRFDYNYLMGVANMLDTQAPAVAYAFMICLFIGFAVKLPVFPLHGWLPDAHAQAPTAGSVDLAGILIKTAAYGLIRFVIPFFPAASAQFADIAIIFGLIGIFYGAWCAFQQTDMKRLLAYTSISHMGFVLLAIYAGNILTFQGLMIMMLAHGLSSAALFIMCGQVYERVHTRDMRLMGGIRGQFPYLAFFLMFFIAALVGIPGLGNFIGEFLILMGSFGKFPAFTILAAISLVFAGLYGLILIHKALFGVPNEEQKQHYTNPLKDLNAREVVILLICAFGLAWLGLYPQSFLDVSNSSMAWLANSYIPVSEAADAVQQAAVSAENVEIQ; from the coding sequence ATGGAAGCTCCAAACAATATTATTTTGCCGGCTCTGATCCTCATTCCGTTCATTGCAGGTTTTATTTGCTGGTTGGTCGATAAACTCGACCAACACCTTCCGCGTTATATCGCGCTGATTGGTATGTTAGTAACGCTGGTCTTGACCATCGTCCTTTGGCAGTCGGGTACTTATAACTATGAACTTGGCGGTGCGGCTCCTACGTGGGCAGCCGAGTTCAAATTGCCTTGGATTCAAACCCTGGGCATTAACATTCACCTTGCAGTGGATGGTTTGTCTTTACTGATGGTTGGCTTGACTGCACTCCTTGGTGTGCTGGCAGTAGGCTGTTCATGGGGTGAGATTCAGAAAAACGTGGGTTTCTTCCACCTGAACCTTTTATGGTCTCTGGGTGGTGTAATCGGTGTATTCCTGGCGATTGACCTGTTCCTGTTCTTCTTCTTCTGGGAGATGATGCTGGTGCCGATCTACTTCCTGATTGCACTTTGGGGTCATAAAGGGGCAGAAGGCAAGTCCCGTGTATACGCTGCAACCAAGTTCTTCATTTACACACAGGTAGCTGGTTTAGTCATGCTGATTGGTATCCTTGGTCTGGTGACTGTAGGCTACACCATGACTGGTCAAATCCGTTTCGACTACAACTACCTGATGGGTGTAGCGAACATGCTGGATACACAAGCACCAGCAGTTGCTTATGCATTCATGATCTGTCTATTTATCGGTTTTGCGGTAAAACTTCCAGTTTTCCCATTACACGGCTGGTTACCAGATGCGCATGCACAAGCACCAACAGCGGGTTCTGTTGACCTTGCAGGTATCTTGATTAAGACAGCTGCTTATGGTCTGATCCGTTTCGTGATTCCATTCTTCCCGGCGGCTTCTGCACAGTTTGCAGACATCGCCATCATTTTCGGTTTAATCGGTATCTTCTACGGTGCTTGGTGTGCTTTCCAGCAAACCGATATGAAACGTTTATTGGCGTATACGTCTATTTCACACATGGGCTTCGTTTTACTTGCAATTTATGCAGGTAACATCCTGACCTTCCAAGGTCTGATGATCATGATGCTGGCTCACGGTCTGTCATCTGCAGCGCTGTTCATTATGTGTGGTCAAGTGTACGAACGTGTTCATACACGTGATATGCGTTTGATGGGTGGTATTCGTGGTCAGTTCCCATACCTTGCATTCTTCCTGATGTTCTTCATCGCGGCGCTTGTCGGTATTCCAGGTCTAGGTAACTTCATTGGTGAGTTCCTGATCCTGATGGGTTCATTCGGTAAATTCCCTGCATTCACAATCCTCGCTGCAATCAGCCTGGTATTTGCGGGTCTGTACGGTTTGATTCTGATCCATAAAGCGTTGTTTGGTGTTCCAAACGAAGAGCAAAAACAGCACTACACAAATCCGTTAAAAGATTTAAATGCACGTGAAGTGGTAATTTTGCTGATCTGTGCATTTGGTCTAGCATGGCTTGGTCTATACCCACAAAGCTTCCTTGACGTTTCTAACTCAAGCATGGCGTGGTTAGCGAATAGCTACATTCCTGTGTCTGAAGCAGCTGATGCTGTGCAGCAAGCTGCCGTTTCAGCTGAAAATGTGGAGATCCAATAA